In the Deltaproteobacteria bacterium genome, one interval contains:
- a CDS encoding cobalamin B12-binding domain-containing protein produces MALSGRPLRILIAKAGLDGHDRGAKIIARALRDAGFEVIYTGLHQTPEMIAETAVQEDVDAVGLSILSGAHLTLFPAVVQELERRGGGDVLVFGGGIVPDEDVAQLTAVGVATIFTPGATTQEIVAWVREHVRPRTA; encoded by the coding sequence ATGGCTCTGAGCGGCCGCCCGCTGCGCATCCTGATCGCGAAGGCGGGCCTCGACGGACACGACCGCGGCGCGAAGATCATCGCGCGAGCGCTGCGCGACGCCGGCTTCGAGGTCATCTACACCGGGCTCCACCAGACGCCCGAGATGATCGCCGAGACCGCCGTGCAGGAGGACGTCGACGCGGTCGGCCTCTCGATCCTGTCGGGTGCCCACCTGACGCTCTTTCCGGCCGTCGTGCAGGAGCTCGAACGCCGCGGCGGCGGCGACGTGCTCGTCTTCGGCGGCGGCATCGTGCCCGACGAGGACGTCGCGCAGCTCACGGCCGTCGGCGTCGCCACGATCTTCACGCCGGGCGCGACGACGCAGGAGATCGTCGCCTGGGTGCGCGAGCACGTGCGGCCGCGGACGGCCTGA
- a CDS encoding acyl-CoA dehydrogenase, which produces MDFALTDEHRRIQEAIRDFGEREVKPYAAAWDRDEAFPHAAVSRLGALGFLALGLPPDVGGGGADALACALVVEGVARYDASLGLTVASHAGLASGHINQFASEPLRRCYLPRLARGEWLGAWCLTEPGSGSDAAGLRTRAVRDADGWCLSGTKMFITQGTVGHVYVVLASTAPDLGQRGISAFVVERGTPGLGTGRKIEKLGLRASDTAEVILDNVRVPPGQLIGEENRGYKQALRVLDGGRISIAAWCHGIGRGALEESIAYVRERRRCPGSGLRAMESTLAEMAMRLEAGRVLLCRAAYLKDTGRPFRAAASMAKLMCSEAAMWVTTKAVQLQGRAGVVRDRPTERYLRDAKLGEIGEGTSEMQRRVIARALLTGGLPTL; this is translated from the coding sequence ATGGACTTCGCGCTCACCGACGAGCACCGGCGCATCCAGGAGGCGATCCGCGACTTCGGCGAACGCGAGGTGAAGCCCTACGCCGCGGCGTGGGACCGGGACGAGGCGTTCCCGCACGCCGCCGTCTCGCGGCTCGGCGCGCTCGGCTTCCTCGCGCTCGGCCTCCCGCCGGACGTGGGGGGCGGGGGCGCGGACGCGCTCGCGTGCGCGCTCGTCGTCGAGGGCGTGGCGCGCTACGACGCCTCGCTCGGTCTGACGGTCGCCAGCCATGCCGGGCTCGCCTCGGGACACATCAATCAGTTCGCGAGCGAGCCGCTGCGCCGGTGCTACCTGCCGCGCCTGGCGCGGGGCGAGTGGCTGGGCGCCTGGTGCCTGACCGAGCCGGGCTCGGGGAGCGATGCCGCGGGGCTGCGCACGCGTGCCGTCCGCGACGCCGACGGATGGTGCCTCAGTGGCACGAAGATGTTCATCACGCAGGGGACGGTGGGCCACGTCTACGTCGTCCTTGCCTCGACCGCTCCCGACCTCGGTCAGCGCGGCATCTCGGCCTTCGTCGTCGAGCGGGGCACGCCCGGCCTCGGCACCGGGCGGAAGATCGAGAAGCTCGGCCTGCGGGCGAGCGACACCGCCGAGGTGATCCTCGACAACGTCCGCGTGCCGCCCGGCCAGCTGATCGGCGAAGAGAACCGGGGCTACAAGCAGGCGCTGCGCGTCCTCGACGGCGGCCGGATCAGCATCGCCGCTTGGTGCCACGGCATCGGGCGCGGAGCGCTGGAGGAATCGATCGCCTACGTGCGGGAGCGGCGGCGCTGTCCGGGCTCGGGGCTGCGGGCGATGGAGAGCACGCTCGCCGAGATGGCGATGCGGCTGGAGGCCGGGCGGGTCCTCCTGTGCCGGGCGGCCTATCTCAAGGACACCGGGCGTCCCTTTCGCGCCGCCGCCTCGATGGCGAAGCTCATGTGCTCGGAGGCCGCGATGTGGGTGACCACGAAGGCCGTGCAGCTCCAGGGACGTGCGGGCGTCGTGCGCGACCGGCCCACCGAGCGC